Below is a window of Oncorhynchus masou masou isolate Uvic2021 unplaced genomic scaffold, UVic_Omas_1.1 unplaced_scaffold_1549, whole genome shotgun sequence DNA.
tgagggtggggtcctgtggggtcctgtggggtcctgtgaggGTGGGGTCCTGTGAGGGTGGGGTCCTGTGATGGTGGGGTGCTGTGAGGGTGGGGTCCTGTGAGGGTGGGGTCCTGTGATGGTGGGGTCCTGTGAGGGTGGGGTCCTGTGATGGTGGGGTGCTGTGagggtggggtcctgtggggtgctgtgagggtggggtcctgtgagggtggggtgctgtgagggtggggtcctgtggggtcctgtgagggtggggtcctgtggggtcctgtgacggtggggtcctgtgacggtggggtcctgtggggtcctgtggggtcctgtgacggtggggtcctgtggggtcctgtggggtcctgtgatggtggggtcctgtgacgatggggtcctgtggggtcctgtggggtcctgtgagggtggggtcctgtggggtcctgtggggtcctgtgatGGTGGGGTCCTGTGATGGTGGGGTCCTGTGATGGTGGGGTCCTGTGacggtggggtcctgtggggtcctgtggggtcctgtgatGGTGGGGTCCTGTGatggtggggtcctgtggggtcctgtgacggTGGGGTCCTGTGACTGTGGGGTCCTGTGAGGGTGGGGTCCTGTGAGGGTGGGGTCCTGTGATGGTGGGGTCCTGTGATGGTGGGGTCCTGTGATGGTGGGGTCCTGTGATGGTGGGGTCCTGTGagggtggggtcctgtggggtcctgtggggtcctgtgagggtggggtcctgtggggtcctgtgatGGTGGGGTCCTGTGAGGGTGGGGTCCTGTGAGGGTGGGGTCCTGTGATGGTGGGGTCCTGTGATGGTGGGGTCCTGTGATGGTGGGGTCCTGTGAGGGTGGGGTCCTGTGATGGTGGGGTCCTGTGATGGTGGGGTCCTGTGATGGTGGGGTCCTGTGagggtggggtcctgtggggtcctgtggggtcctgtgaggGTGGGGTCCTGTGAGGGTGGGGTCCTGTGAGGGTGGGGTCCTGTGATGGTGGGGTCCTGTGCTTGATCaggataaaacattttttattattattataaaaaaaaatttcacctttatctaaccaggtaggctagttgagaacaagttctcatttgcaactgcgacttggcttagataaagcatagcagtgtgaacagacaacacagagttacacatggcccgagaattgaaccctgtggcacccccatagagactgccagaggaccggacagcatgccctctgatttaaaacactgaactctgtctgcaaagtagttggtgaatcatgtcaaggcagtcatcagaaaaaccgaggctactgagtctgccgataagaatatggtgattgacagagttgaaagccttggcaatgtcgatgaagacggctgcacagtactgtcttttatcgatggcggttatgatttCGTTTAGTACCtagagcgtggctgaggtgcacccgtgaccggctcggaaaaccagattgcacagcggagaaggtacggtgggattcgagatggtcagtgacctgtttgttgacttggctttcgaagacattacattacattacattacatttaagtcatttggcagacgctcttatccagagcttagataggcagggcaggatggatataggtctgtaacagtttgggtccagggtgtctccccctttgaagagggggatgacagcggcagctttccaatccttggggatctcagacgatatgaaagagaggttgaacaggctggtaataggggttgcgacaatggcggcggatagtttcagaaagagagggtccagattgtctagcccagctgatttgtaggggtccaggttttgcagctctttcagaacatatgcaatctggatttgggtaaagaagaacctggagaggcttgggggggcggagctgttggtcgaggttggagtagccaggcggaaggcatggccagccgttgagaaatgcttgttgaagttttcgataatcatggatttatcggtggtgaccgtgttacctagcctcagtgcagtgggcagctgggaggaggtgctcttgttctccatggacttcacagtgtcccagaactttttggagttggagctacaggacgcaaatttctgcctgaagaagctggccttagctttcctgactgactgtgtgtattggttcccgacttccctgaacagttgcata
It encodes the following:
- the LOC135531196 gene encoding uncharacterized protein LOC135531196 gives rise to the protein MFYPDQAQDPTITGPHPHRTPPSQDPTLTGPHRTPQDPTLTGPHHHRTPPSQDPTITGPHPHRTPPSQDPTITGPHHHRTPPSQDPTLTGPHHHRTPQDPTLTGPHRTPQDPTLTGPHHHRTPPSQDPTITGPHHHRTPPSQDPTLTGPHSHRTPPSQDPTGPHHHRTPPSQDPTGPHRTPPSQDPTITGPHHHRTPPSQDPTGPHRTPPSQDPTGPHRTPSTPPSQHPTGPHPHSTPPSQDPTLTGPHHHRTPPSQDPTLTDPTVTGPHRTPQDPTGPHRTPPSQDPTVTHLVIN